One Macadamia integrifolia cultivar HAES 741 unplaced genomic scaffold, SCU_Mint_v3 scaffold2780, whole genome shotgun sequence DNA window includes the following coding sequences:
- the LOC122067247 gene encoding tryptophan aminotransferase-related protein 2-like isoform X1 — protein sequence MDKVSGEGKRVSKVFFSWRHLLLLSLTLNLGLLIRFVYERGGALDRSQRPHQDFCFDNKINTMCGGVSVAAAHVSSSSSNSRVGSAEGGKKVINLDHGDPTMYEEYWRRVGEKSTIAIRGWESMSYFSDAENLCWFLEPELAKQIARLHGLVGNAVTRDRHIVVGTGSTQLFQAVLYALSSPPPPPHPSHHHPISVVSATPYYSSYPSMTDYLKSGLYKWDGDAYAFNKDEPYIEFVTSPNNPDGFIRQPVVNRSGGTVVYDLAYYWPQYTPITSLSDHDLMLFTVSKSTGHAGTRIGWALVKDKEVARKMTEFIVLNTIGVSKDSQLRAAKILQVISDSCEYLAYPEDLESFFNYAYFQMTDRWERLRDAVRCSGLFSVPEFLPQFCNYIGGFTEPHPAFAWLKCEGDIQDCESFLRENNIITRSGKHFGMEAKYVRISMLDRNEIFNLFTERLSNISL from the exons ATGGATAAGGTTTCAGGTGAAGGGAAGAGAGTTTCGAAGGTGTTTTTCTCATGGAGGCATTTACTGCTCTTGTCGCTTACATTGAATCTGGGTTTGCTCATTAGATTTGTATACGAGCGAGGCGGCGCCCTTGATAGAAGCCAGAGGCCTCATCAAGATTTCTGTTTCGACAACAAGATCAACACCATGTGTGGCGGCGTTTCAGTGGCGGCGGCCCATGTTAGCAGTAGCAGCTCAAATTCGCGCGTAGGGTCGGCGGAAGGCGGTAAAAAGGTTATCAACTTGGACCA TGGGGATCCTACGATGTACGAAGAGTACTGGAGAAGGGTAGGGGAGAAGAGCACGATCGCGATAAGAGGGTGGGAGTCGATGAGCTACTTCTCCGACGCCGAGAACCTCTGCTGGTTCCTAGAGCCGGAGCTCGCCAAACAGATCGCCAGATTGCACGGTTTGGTCGGGAACGCCGTAACTCGCGACCGTCACATCGTGGTTGGGACGGGATCCACACAGCTATTTCAAGCTGTCCTTTAtgctctctcttctcctcctcctccacctcatccATCTCATCACCACCCCATCAGCGTAGTCTCTGCTACTCCCTACTACTCG TCATATCCATCAATGACAGACTACTTGAAATCAGGGCTCTATAAATGGGATGGTGATGCTTATGCTTTCAACAAAGATGAACCTTACATAGAATTTGTTACTTCCCCAAATAATCCTGATGGCTTTATAAGGCAACCAGTAGTTAACCGGAGTGGAGGGACAGTGGTATATGACCTTGCTTACTATTGGCCACAGTACACTCCAATTACATCTCTTTCAGACCATGACCTAATGCTTTTCACTGTCTCCAAAAGCACCGGCCATGCCGGGACACGCATTGG GTGGGCTCTTGTCAAGGATAAGGAGGTGGCAAGAAAGATGACTGAATTTATAGTACTCAATACCATAGGTGTATCAAAGGACTCTCAACTCAGGGCAGCTAAAATCCTCCAAGTAATATCAGATAGTTGTGAATATCTGGCCTACCCTGAGGacttggagagcttcttcaattATGCATACTTTCAGATGACTGATAGATGGGAACGGCTGAGAGATGCGGTTAGATGCAGTGGACTGTTCAGTGTTCCCGAGTTCCTACCTCAATTCTGCAACTATATCGGCGGATTCACTGAACCACATCCTG cTTTTGCATGGTTGAAATGTGAGGGGGATATACAAGACTGTGAGAGCTTTCTAAGAGAAAATAACATCATAACAAGAAGTGGGAAACACTTTGGTATGGAGGCAAAGTATGTTAGAATTAGCATGTTGGATCGAAATGAGATATTTAATCTATTTACGGAGCGGTTGTCAAACATAAGTTTATGA
- the LOC122067247 gene encoding L-tryptophan--pyruvate aminotransferase 1-like isoform X2, with product MGPVAVATYKRFVYERGGALDRSQRPHQDFCFDNKINTMCGGVSVAAAHVSSSSSNSRVGSAEGGKKVINLDHGDPTMYEEYWRRVGEKSTIAIRGWESMSYFSDAENLCWFLEPELAKQIARLHGLVGNAVTRDRHIVVGTGSTQLFQAVLYALSSPPPPPHPSHHHPISVVSATPYYSSYPSMTDYLKSGLYKWDGDAYAFNKDEPYIEFVTSPNNPDGFIRQPVVNRSGGTVVYDLAYYWPQYTPITSLSDHDLMLFTVSKSTGHAGTRIGWALVKDKEVARKMTEFIVLNTIGVSKDSQLRAAKILQVISDSCEYLAYPEDLESFFNYAYFQMTDRWERLRDAVRCSGLFSVPEFLPQFCNYIGGFTEPHPAFAWLKCEGDIQDCESFLRENNIITRSGKHFGMEAKYVRISMLDRNEIFNLFTERLSNISL from the exons ATGGGACCTGTCGCTGTCGCAACTTACAAGAG ATTTGTATACGAGCGAGGCGGCGCCCTTGATAGAAGCCAGAGGCCTCATCAAGATTTCTGTTTCGACAACAAGATCAACACCATGTGTGGCGGCGTTTCAGTGGCGGCGGCCCATGTTAGCAGTAGCAGCTCAAATTCGCGCGTAGGGTCGGCGGAAGGCGGTAAAAAGGTTATCAACTTGGACCA TGGGGATCCTACGATGTACGAAGAGTACTGGAGAAGGGTAGGGGAGAAGAGCACGATCGCGATAAGAGGGTGGGAGTCGATGAGCTACTTCTCCGACGCCGAGAACCTCTGCTGGTTCCTAGAGCCGGAGCTCGCCAAACAGATCGCCAGATTGCACGGTTTGGTCGGGAACGCCGTAACTCGCGACCGTCACATCGTGGTTGGGACGGGATCCACACAGCTATTTCAAGCTGTCCTTTAtgctctctcttctcctcctcctccacctcatccATCTCATCACCACCCCATCAGCGTAGTCTCTGCTACTCCCTACTACTCG TCATATCCATCAATGACAGACTACTTGAAATCAGGGCTCTATAAATGGGATGGTGATGCTTATGCTTTCAACAAAGATGAACCTTACATAGAATTTGTTACTTCCCCAAATAATCCTGATGGCTTTATAAGGCAACCAGTAGTTAACCGGAGTGGAGGGACAGTGGTATATGACCTTGCTTACTATTGGCCACAGTACACTCCAATTACATCTCTTTCAGACCATGACCTAATGCTTTTCACTGTCTCCAAAAGCACCGGCCATGCCGGGACACGCATTGG GTGGGCTCTTGTCAAGGATAAGGAGGTGGCAAGAAAGATGACTGAATTTATAGTACTCAATACCATAGGTGTATCAAAGGACTCTCAACTCAGGGCAGCTAAAATCCTCCAAGTAATATCAGATAGTTGTGAATATCTGGCCTACCCTGAGGacttggagagcttcttcaattATGCATACTTTCAGATGACTGATAGATGGGAACGGCTGAGAGATGCGGTTAGATGCAGTGGACTGTTCAGTGTTCCCGAGTTCCTACCTCAATTCTGCAACTATATCGGCGGATTCACTGAACCACATCCTG cTTTTGCATGGTTGAAATGTGAGGGGGATATACAAGACTGTGAGAGCTTTCTAAGAGAAAATAACATCATAACAAGAAGTGGGAAACACTTTGGTATGGAGGCAAAGTATGTTAGAATTAGCATGTTGGATCGAAATGAGATATTTAATCTATTTACGGAGCGGTTGTCAAACATAAGTTTATGA